The Brevinematia bacterium genome segment TGTTACCATTTCCTTCAATAAATCTTCAGTTAACGCACAAAAAATTAAGCAACTCTAACTCAGTCACTTTGGAACTAGGCTACCATCTATAGTGTGCGAAGGCCTTATTAGCCTCAGCCATCTTGTGCATCTCCAACTTCTTCTTTATCGCATTCCCCGTCTCATTATACGCATTCACTATCTCATCCGCTAACTTCTGAAACATCGGCCTTCCCTGCT includes the following:
- a CDS encoding 30S ribosomal protein S7, translated to QGRPMFQKLADEIVNAYNETGNAIKKKLEMHKMAEANKAFAHYRW